The following DNA comes from Thermococcus piezophilus.
GTTCTTCGGGATTTCTTTAGGCCCCACAACGATTCTCCCCTCTTCAATCGTGGCGACGAGCCTTATTGTCTTGCCCTTCGCTTTTGCCCTTTCAATCTCTCCGGGCGTTACCTCGACGATGCCCTTAACACTCGCCATATCAAACGTTATAGGCTCGAAGGCAAGGCAGTGGAGGATGGTCGCTTTATAGCCGGCGTCGATGCCCAATATATCGCCGCTCGGGTCGCGCTCCGCTATGCCCAACTTTTGGGCCTCCTTCAAAGCATCATCAAAGTCCAACCCTTTCTCCATCTCGCTCAGGATGAAGGTTGTTGTGGCATTGAGGACGGCTTCAATTCTCCCCACGGTGTCCCCCCTCAGCCCGTGTCGGAGGAGCGTTATTATTGGGGTTCCTGCCATCACCGTCGCCTCAAAGAGGTACGGGATGTTCCTCTTTTCGGCCTCCTCCCTAAGCTCGGCGTAGTGGAAGGCCAGCGGCGGCTTGTTGCTCGTAACGACGGCCTTTTCGTCCCTTAAAGCGGTTAGATGCCACTCGTGGGCGTTCTTGTCGTTCGTCACGTCGATAACGATGTCTGCGTCTATCTCCTGAACCGCCTCCTTCGGCGTGAAGTTGTAAACCTCGTAGTCGTTAGTCCATGCCGAGAGCTTTCCGAAGGTCTCTTTCACGGTGAGCGCTTCCCTCAGGTCGATGCCCTCCGGGAGCCACACCGTTCCGCTCGTGTCGGCTATGCTCACCACCTTGAACTCGACTCCATAGCGCTCGCGGAAGAAGGCTTCCTTCTCAAGAAGAACCCTCGCCACGGTCTTTCCAACGTTGCCAAAACCGAAGAGGGATAGTTTTACCTCCATAGAACCACCCGCTAAAATGTTGGGAAAAGAGAAGAGCTCACTTGTTGAGGATGACCTTGATTATGTCCATGTCCCTGATGATTCCAACGAGCTCGCCCTCGCCTCTTATGACGGGCAGCTGCTCGATGTGGTACTGGACCATCTTCTGGGCGACTTCGTAGATGCTCATGTGGGGTGTCGCTATGACCACCTCGCGGTTCATTATGTCCTCAACGGGTTTCTTCGGCAGCTGGAGCTCGGCTTTCTCGAAGAGGAGCGTGGGGTTGCTCTCAAGTATCCAGTCCTCCTCGCTGGAAGCGGCCAGGGCCGTGCTCTTCATGACCCTTACAACCTCGCTGTCCTTGAGGAGGTCGGTCTCGTCAATCATTCCCACGAGGTTACCATCGTCGTCTATGACTGGTATAGCCATGGCGTTGCATAGCAAGAGGGCCTTGAGGGCTGCCTTGAGCGGTGTTCCACGCCAGACAACGCCGACGTTCTTCTGGTAGTAGCCTTCTATAGTGGTTCCCTTGAGCTTCTCGTTCTTGGAGAGGTATCTGCGCACTATGTCGCCAACGGTGAGTATTCCGAGGACATGGTTCTCCTCGTCGACCACTATGATGCGCCTGTAGTCATACTCGACCATTAGGCGAACTGCTTTCTTTAGGTTGTCGTTTGGCTTGACAGTAGGCACGTCCCTCTTAACGAGCATCGCTAACTGTTCCTCGTCGGGGTGAAGGAGAACCCTCTTTATGCTTATTATTCCAACAAGAGCCTTCGTGTTTTTGTTGATGACTGGGAAAGACCTGACCTTATGTTTCCTAAACAGATCAATAGCATATTCCCTCGTTGCGGGAAGTTCTATCACCACTGGGTCAGGAGTCATCAAAGTTTTTACGCGCATTTTCTTCACCACCGCTTTAAGTTAAAGCACCCTTCTACTATTTAAGATTTTCATTAGGGTGGTCAAAAATTTGAAGAAAAGGTTATCCAAGTACAGAGAGTAAAACTCCTGCGGCAACGGCTGTGCCTATGACTCCGGCAACGTTCGGGCCCATGGCATGCATGAGGATGAAGTTGCCGGGGTCCTCTTCGCTCGCCAAGCGCTGAACGACCCTTGCGCTCATCGGAACTGCTGAAACCCCAGCCGCTCCAATCATTGGGTTTATCTTTCCGCCGGAGAGTTTCATCATGAGCTTTCCGAGGAGCACCCCCCCTGCGGTTGCCGAGGCGAAGGCAACCACACCGAGGCCGAGTATCATGAGGGTCTGCATCGTCAGGAAGCTCTCAGCCTTCATGGTGGAACCGACGCCAAGTCCGAGGAATATAGTGACTATGTTCATCAGCTCCTCCTGGGCGGCTTTGCTGAGCCTCTCTACGACACCGCTCTCCCTGAAGAGGTTGCCTATCATGAGCATGCCTATCAGCGGCCCGGCGCTCGGAACGAGGAGGCTGATGACGATGGCTGTGATAATGGGGAACATTATCTTCTCCCTCTTTGAAACCGGCCTGAGCTGCTCCATTCTGATTCTTCTTTCCTCCTTATTCGTCAAGGCCTTGATTATCGGCGGCTGGATGAGCGGAACCAGGCTCATGTAGGAGTAGGCAGCCACAGCCGTGGCACCGAGGAGGTGTGGTGCGAGCTTTGTGGTGAGGTATATGGTCGTGGGCCCGTCGGCACCGCCGATGATTCCTATCGATGCCGCCTCGGGGAGGGTGAACCCGAGGAGAACAGCACTGAGCATCGCTATGAACACACCTATCTGAGCCGCCGCGCCGAGCAGAGCCGTCTTGGGGTCTGCTATCATTGGTCCAAAGTCGGTCATCGCTCCCAGCCCGAAGAATATCAGGAGCGGGACTATCTCGGTGCTTATGAGGTAATGGTGAATGAGATATAACAGCCCGTGGGGTTCCTCAGCTATTCCAGTGAGCGGCAGATTGACAATGACTGCGCTTATGCCTATCGGCAGGAGAAGCAGCGGCTCCATCTCGTAGCGTATGGCAAGATACACGAGGGTGAGACCGACGAGTATCATTATCACGTTTCCGATTGTCAGGTGGAAGATCCCCATGCTCTCTATGAACTCTATTATCGCCTGCTCCAGTCCACTCATTGCGCATCACCCTATTTCTATGAGTGCTTGTCCGGTGTCGACGGTTTGGCCTTCTTTGACGAGGATTTTCTTTACTACGCCGTCTTTTGGTGAGGGTATTTCATTCTCCATTTTCATTGCCTCAAGGATGAGTAGTCCTTGACCGGTTTTGACCTCATCGCCTTCTTTGACTAATATCCTGATGATTTTGCCCGGCATTGGGGCAGTAACTACCCCCTCACCTGCCGGCGCTGGAGTTGGTGCTGCTGGTGCTGCGGGCGCCGGTGCTGGGGCAGGAGCAGAAACAGAAACACTAGGAGCGCTAGCGGCGGTGGAAACGGCGCTCAGGTCTATGCCCAAGCCTTTGGCCTCGACCTCGTAGTTCTTGTCCTCGAAGGATACCCTGAAGTGTCCCATTCCGAGCTCTTCAACCTCGACCTCGTACTCGACACCATCAACGACGACCTTAACCTTCGCCATTTTCACCACTTCCCAATCTCGTAGTTGAAGTCCTCAACCTCTTCCATGGTAGTTTGGATGCCGTAGAGGCGCCATGCATCAGAAACTTTTCTCTTAAACGGTAGAGGCCTCAGCTGTGAGGCCTTCTCGGCGGTGTAGGCCAGAATTGCGGCAGTTATGATAGCCAGGTCCCTTGGGGGTATCTCCTTCTCCTCTTCCACCTTAGTCTCCTCGACCTTCACTGGGACAGGGGCGGGAGTTTCTCTCTCCGTGATCCTCCTCTCGAGCCAGCCGACGAAGTAAAGGATAAGGGCCAAAATTGTGAGAACGGCAAAAACCACCGTTACTCCCATGGCGGTTATGTTGAGACTCTCTATTAACTCAGCTATTGTTACCATGGTTCACACCTCACAGCGGTATGTTGCCGTGCTTCTTGGGTGGTAGTTTGACGCGCTTGCTCTCAAGGGCCTCGAGGGCGAGTATTATCTTCGCTCTCGTCTCGGCTGGGTCGATGACGTCGTCTATGTATCCCCTTGCAGCTGCAACGTATGGGTTGGCGAACCTCTCGCGGTACTCCCTGATCTTCGCCTGCCTGACTTCCTCAGGGTTCTCGGCTTGGGCTATCTCTTTCCTGAAGATGATATTGGCAGCACCCTCCGGACCCATGACGGCTATCTCAGCGGTTGGCCATGCGAAGACAAAGTCAGTCCCGAGATGCTTGCTTCCCATCGCGAGGTAAGCACCGCCGTAGGCCTTCCTCAGGATGACGGTTACCATCGGGACGGTGGCCTCGGAATAAGCGTAAAGGACTTTAGCGCCGTGCCTTATGATTCCGCCGTACTCCTGCTGGGTGCCGGGTAAATAGCCAGGAACATCGACGAGGGTAACAATGGGTATGTTGAAGGCGTCGCAGGTTCTAACAAAGCGCGCTATCTTGTCCGAACTGTCTATATCAAGAACCCCTGCGAAGTGTATCGGGTTGTTGGCGACTATTCCAACGGTCTGGCCGTTCATCCTTCCAAATCCGACTACGGCGTTCGGCGCGAAGTAGGGCAGTATCTCCAGGAAGTCTGGGTTGCCGTTCTCGTCGCGGTCAACTATCTCGTAGATGACCTGCCTAACGTCGTAGCCCTTGTTCGGGTCGTTAGGGACTATCTCGTAGAGCCTCTTGGTCTTTCTGAATGGTAAATCACCGGTCTTAATCCTCGGCGGCTTCTCCATATTGTTGGACGGGAGGTAGCTTATCAGGCGCCTTATTAGCGCCAAAACTTCCTCGTCGCTCTTGCCTATGAGGTGAGCCTGACCAGCCCTCTGGGCGTGCACCATGGCTCCGCCTAGCTGGACTGGGGTAACCTCGACACCGGTCACGGCCTTGACGACCTGCGGACCGGTGATGAACATGAAGGTCGCCGGATTGTCTACTATCAGAATGAAGTCTCCAATGGCCGGGCTGTAGACGGCTCCTCCAGCACAAGGGCCCATAATTGCTGTAATCTGCGGAACGACGCCGCTCAGAATCGTGTTCATCTTGAAAATCTCGCCGTAGCCCTTGAGCGAATCGACTCCCTCCTGAATCCTTGCTCCTCCAGAATCGTTGAGGCCAATAACTGGGGCACCGGCCTCTAAAGCAAGCTCCATGATGCGCTTTATCTTTGCCGCATGCATCTCGCCGAGGGAACCGCCCATAACGGTGAAGTCCTGTGCGTAAACGAAAACTAACCTGCCGTCGATGGTTCCGTAGCCAGTGATAATTCCATCCGCTGGCAATTCCTTCCTGTCCAAACCGAACTCCGTTCCGCGGTGCTTGACGAAGGTACCGATTTCAACGAAGCTCCCTGGGTCAAGGAGCCTTTCAATCCTCTCACGGGCGGTGAGCTTGCCCTTGGCGTGCTGTTTCTCGACAGCCTTTTCGCCCCCCATTTCAAGAATCTTCTTCTTCCTCTCGTAAAGCTCTTTAACTTTTTCCTCCATGCTCATGAGAACTCCCCCTAACAGCTGAGAGTGTCTGGTGGTGGTAGTTTGTAAAGTTTAAAAGGATTTTTGCTCCCCCAAGCTGCGAAACGGGTTGTTTAAAACTTGAAGACGGCCCCTAAGGGCCAAAGGATGATAAAAATGCCTCAAAGGTGTGCAATCGGTGTTTCAGCACCGCATGCCTCACACTTGAGGAAGTGGAAGCGTCCCTTCTTGATGATTTTCGTATCTGGTGAACCGCAGACCGGGCAGATGACGTAGTCCTTGAGGTACTTCCTCATCTTGTTGGCTATGAGATAGGGCGTAAAGCGTCCCTGCAGGACGACGCGCCTTCCCTCGAGAGTTCCAGCCGTTGCCACCTCGCGCAGGATGAACTTGAGGAGATGGTTCGGGTCGCGGTTCATGGCCTCTGCTATGTCCCTGAAGTTCTCAATTATGGTTTTGTTGCCCTCTATCGTGACGACTGCAGCCGGAACCTCAAACCTCGAGGTGTGATGCTTAACGTTTTCGGGAAGCTCCTCGTAAGCTTTATCGAGTAATCCTTCGAAATCGTGAAAGTCAACCTTCTTCTTGCTCACTTTCCTCACCTCCACCTAACCTAGGCCTTGACGTTTATAACTTTTTGGAGTTGTGGTATAGAGGAGAAATCACAGCACCCTGTAGAAGCCAGCCCTCGGTTCGTATATCCTTGCATCTCTCTTTAAGCCGTTCAAGAGTTTCCTGATCTCGTTCTCGCTTCCCAGTCCGGCCTGCTTCGCCGCCTCGATGACCTTGTCCTCTGGGGCGCCAAACTCTCCCTCTCCTTCAAGGGTCTTGATGATGTCGATGAGCTTGTCTATCTTGTTTATCTTCTTGGAGCTCTTGCCGACCTCGAGGATTGAGACGTCCAGCGTTCCTTCCTCATCGGTGGCTATCTTCCTTATCATCTCCTCGACGATGCGTATGGCCTCCCTGGCGTCTTCGCGCGTCACCGTCTCACTTAGCCTCATGCGCGCGTGGGCCTCGCTGAGACGTATCAGTGCCTCCAGCTGCCTTGCAGTAATCGGAATCGGCCGAACCCCTTCCTCTTCGCCGCTCTTCTTGAAGCCCTTCCTCATGCGCACATAGTAGTGCTTTATCTCGTCCATTGCCTCTTTGCTGAGCACAGGATGGATGTTTTTCCTCGCGTAGGCGATGTATTTCTTGAGGAGGTCGTAGGGTATCTTGGGCGTTACGGCCTCTGCCTCTCCGCGCCTGACCTTGAGGATGTGCTCTGCTATGGATGAGTCAACTTTCTCGTCCGGCTCGTCAAGGAGCAGGAAGATGAGGTCGAAACGGCTTAGCAGTGTCGGTGGGAGGTCGAGCTGTTCTGGGAGCGACTTATGGCGGTTGAAGCGTCCGTACTTTGGATTTGCAGCAGCTATAACCGTTGTTCTTGCATTCAGCGTCGCAGTGATGCCTGCCTTAGAGATGCTTATCGTGTTGTGGAGCACCAGGCCATGGGAGATGAAGAGGTGGTGAGGCTCCATGGTAACATCATAGACCCATTTGGAGTCAGTGTTCGGTATCTTCTTGACTTTCGAAACGACATGGAAGCAGACGTTGCTCTTCAGGTATTCTTCGACAGGGGCAAGCTCCCGCTCGGCGGCTTTTATCAACTGCTCTGCCTCGTCGAGTGTTATTCTGACTGCCCACTCAACGTTCTCCAGTGCCAGTTTTTTCAGTCTCTTTGGGGTGGTGCCATACTTCCTGTAGAGCCTCGCCCCAGAGA
Coding sequences within:
- a CDS encoding translation initiation factor IF-2 subunit beta: MSKKKVDFHDFEGLLDKAYEELPENVKHHTSRFEVPAAVVTIEGNKTIIENFRDIAEAMNRDPNHLLKFILREVATAGTLEGRRVVLQGRFTPYLIANKMRKYLKDYVICPVCGSPDTKIIKKGRFHFLKCEACGAETPIAHL
- a CDS encoding CBS domain-containing protein encodes the protein MRVKTLMTPDPVVIELPATREYAIDLFRKHKVRSFPVINKNTKALVGIISIKRVLLHPDEEQLAMLVKRDVPTVKPNDNLKKAVRLMVEYDYRRIIVVDEENHVLGILTVGDIVRRYLSKNEKLKGTTIEGYYQKNVGVVWRGTPLKAALKALLLCNAMAIPVIDDDGNLVGMIDETDLLKDSEVVRVMKSTALAASSEEDWILESNPTLLFEKAELQLPKKPVEDIMNREVVIATPHMSIYEVAQKMVQYHIEQLPVIRGEGELVGIIRDMDIIKVILNK
- a CDS encoding OadG family protein, which encodes MVTIAELIESLNITAMGVTVVFAVLTILALILYFVGWLERRITERETPAPVPVKVEETKVEEEKEIPPRDLAIITAAILAYTAEKASQLRPLPFKRKVSDAWRLYGIQTTMEEVEDFNYEIGKW
- a CDS encoding homoserine dehydrogenase; the encoded protein is MEVKLSLFGFGNVGKTVARVLLEKEAFFRERYGVEFKVVSIADTSGTVWLPEGIDLREALTVKETFGKLSAWTNDYEVYNFTPKEAVQEIDADIVIDVTNDKNAHEWHLTALRDEKAVVTSNKPPLAFHYAELREEAEKRNIPYLFEATVMAGTPIITLLRHGLRGDTVGRIEAVLNATTTFILSEMEKGLDFDDALKEAQKLGIAERDPSGDILGIDAGYKATILHCLAFEPITFDMASVKGIVEVTPGEIERAKAKGKTIRLVATIEEGRIVVGPKEIPKNSPLAVESHENVAVIKTDLLGKLVIKGAGAGLKETASGVVSDIVMAALMMR
- a CDS encoding biotin/lipoyl-containing protein, encoding MAKVKVVVDGVEYEVEVEELGMGHFRVSFEDKNYEVEAKGLGIDLSAVSTAASAPSVSVSAPAPAPAPAAPAAPTPAPAGEGVVTAPMPGKIIRILVKEGDEVKTGQGLLILEAMKMENEIPSPKDGVVKKILVKEGQTVDTGQALIEIG
- a CDS encoding sodium ion-translocating decarboxylase subunit beta produces the protein MSGLEQAIIEFIESMGIFHLTIGNVIMILVGLTLVYLAIRYEMEPLLLLPIGISAVIVNLPLTGIAEEPHGLLYLIHHYLISTEIVPLLIFFGLGAMTDFGPMIADPKTALLGAAAQIGVFIAMLSAVLLGFTLPEAASIGIIGGADGPTTIYLTTKLAPHLLGATAVAAYSYMSLVPLIQPPIIKALTNKEERRIRMEQLRPVSKREKIMFPIITAIVISLLVPSAGPLIGMLMIGNLFRESGVVERLSKAAQEELMNIVTIFLGLGVGSTMKAESFLTMQTLMILGLGVVAFASATAGGVLLGKLMMKLSGGKINPMIGAAGVSAVPMSARVVQRLASEEDPGNFILMHAMGPNVAGVIGTAVAAGVLLSVLG
- a CDS encoding carboxyl transferase domain-containing protein — its product is MSMEEKVKELYERKKKILEMGGEKAVEKQHAKGKLTARERIERLLDPGSFVEIGTFVKHRGTEFGLDRKELPADGIITGYGTIDGRLVFVYAQDFTVMGGSLGEMHAAKIKRIMELALEAGAPVIGLNDSGGARIQEGVDSLKGYGEIFKMNTILSGVVPQITAIMGPCAGGAVYSPAIGDFILIVDNPATFMFITGPQVVKAVTGVEVTPVQLGGAMVHAQRAGQAHLIGKSDEEVLALIRRLISYLPSNNMEKPPRIKTGDLPFRKTKRLYEIVPNDPNKGYDVRQVIYEIVDRDENGNPDFLEILPYFAPNAVVGFGRMNGQTVGIVANNPIHFAGVLDIDSSDKIARFVRTCDAFNIPIVTLVDVPGYLPGTQQEYGGIIRHGAKVLYAYSEATVPMVTVILRKAYGGAYLAMGSKHLGTDFVFAWPTAEIAVMGPEGAANIIFRKEIAQAENPEEVRQAKIREYRERFANPYVAAARGYIDDVIDPAETRAKIILALEALESKRVKLPPKKHGNIPL